The Thermoanaerobaculia bacterium nucleotide sequence GTAAGTCAAGGCGTCGCTCCCGCAGCAGCAGATAGCCGGGACGAAGGAAGCGATGCCGGCAAGAGCGGGTCCTGTCACGGCGCCGCCTGCGTCGCCCGCCCGGCGCACGCTGCAGAAAGTGCCACAGAAACGGTGCGCGGCGGCCGGCTCGCCGCAGACGGCGCCGCGCCACCCCCGCTCGGCGGATCGCGGCTTCGATTCGCTACCCCGCGGCAGACCGATGGGGAAACGCGCGTAGCCGCGCCGCCGAAATCCCTCTCCCCGGGGGATGAGAATGCTCGCGAACGCGAGCCGGTGAGGGTATCCGGCAGGATCGCTCCGGGGTGTCTGGAGGAAGCGGTGCTGTGCGCCGCGGCAGGATTCTCTTGCTCGCTCAGCCGTAAGTCGCGCCGAAGCCTTGGCGAAGGCGGACGGCACATCCGTTGCATTTCTCTGAATCGAAGGGAGATTTATGGCACGAGGAGACAAGTCCAGCTACACCAGCAAGCAGAAGAGGAAAGCCGAGCACATCGAGGAAGGCTACGAGAAGCGCGGGACCGGCGCGAAGGAAGCGAAGCGTCGCGCCTGGGCGACCGTCAACAAGGAAAGCGGCGGCGGAAAGAAGAGCGGCTCCGGACGCGGAAAGAAGACGAGCCACGCGAGCTCGCGCAAGGGCGGGAAGAAGGGCGGCAAGGCGAGCCACAAGAGCAAGAGCTCGTCGCACAAGAAGTCGTCGTCCTCGAAAAAGAAGTCCTCTTCGAAGAAAAAGTAGAGCCTGGAGCGCGCATTCCCGTGCGCGCGCAAGGCTCTATCCTGAGCGAGCTCGCCACGGCAAGCGAGAGAAGGATCTCGCGCAGCGCGCATTCCCATGCGTCCCGAGAAGGATCTCGCCCAGGACGCATTCCCTGCGCGCGGGCGACGGCCGCGTTCCCCGGGCGATCGAAGAGCTCAGAACCTCCCGATCTTGCCGGAGCCGTTGAACGCCACCCAGAAATTGACGCCATCGCTGCACGCTCCGTCGGGGATCGTGACGCCCGGCGTCGGCCGGCTCCCGATGATGCTGAGATCGGTGGCCTTGAAGAGCGATACGCCGCCGTCGCCGTTCGTCACGAGAATCTCCTGTCCGTCGAAGGCGGCCTGAAGCGGAGCCGTGAGGCCGTTCTGGTTGCCGTTGGCCGCCGAGAACGTCTTCAAAACCGTTCCATCGGAGGCCCGCACGACCGTCAGCGAAGGGGGGCTTCCCGCGTTCGGAACCCAGATGTTG carries:
- a CDS encoding plasmid stabilization protein is translated as MARGDKSSYTSKQKRKAEHIEEGYEKRGTGAKEAKRRAWATVNKESGGGKKSGSGRGKKTSHASSRKGGKKGGKASHKSKSSSHKKSSSSKKKSSSKKK